A section of the Alkalihalobacillus sp. LMS39 genome encodes:
- a CDS encoding ABC transporter ATP-binding protein, with product MEVKQVSFSYKQKMNQLENINCQIEKGKITTIIGPNGSGKSTLLGVMSKNHRPKKGEVILDGRAISQYKPKEFAQKLAVVHQQNEAPEDMTVEKLTAYGRLPYKSIFSQETEEDKMAMEWALTCTKLQSKRHVKITELSGGERQRVWIAMSLAQQTPILFLDEPTTYLDLYYQYEILQLVKSLNQEYQITIVMVLHDINQAIKYSDHIIAMKQGQILLQGEPNDVITTVSMKDIYNVDVVVKKEPETGLYIVPIGI from the coding sequence ATGGAAGTTAAACAAGTGAGCTTCTCATATAAACAAAAGATGAACCAACTGGAAAATATAAATTGTCAAATTGAGAAAGGCAAAATCACAACCATTATTGGTCCAAATGGTTCTGGTAAATCAACGTTATTAGGTGTGATGTCAAAAAACCATAGACCAAAAAAAGGAGAAGTTATTCTTGACGGGCGTGCCATCAGTCAATATAAACCAAAAGAGTTTGCCCAAAAATTAGCCGTTGTCCACCAGCAAAATGAAGCACCTGAAGATATGACTGTTGAAAAATTGACCGCCTATGGACGTCTTCCTTATAAATCTATCTTCTCCCAAGAAACAGAAGAAGATAAAATGGCAATGGAGTGGGCATTAACATGTACGAAGCTTCAATCAAAGCGCCATGTTAAAATTACCGAACTATCTGGTGGTGAGCGCCAGCGGGTATGGATTGCCATGTCCTTAGCGCAGCAAACGCCTATTTTATTTTTAGATGAACCAACGACGTATTTAGATTTATACTATCAATATGAAATTTTACAATTAGTGAAAAGTTTAAATCAAGAGTATCAAATCACAATCGTTATGGTACTTCATGATATTAACCAAGCGATTAAATATAGTGACCATATTATCGCAATGAAGCAAGGACAAATCCTTCTTCAAGGTGAGCCAAATGATGTGATTACAACCGTTTCAATGAAAGATATTTATAATGTTGACGTTGTCGTAAAAAAAGAACCGGAAACAGGGTTATACATTGTTCCAATTGGGATTTAA
- a CDS encoding lysozyme inhibitor LprI family protein: MQKKMRVFTTILIGVSTVLCACNSSDDVSTNMNTQVANSNLEQDETEIEVEEAPQEQDNTKEVEQELSSHSDKESQEDKKGDYLKKLNEMEEADRQLESGVTMAELEEQEEERYRKWDEELNKIYGVLKEQLKPEEMDKVREEQREWIIYRDNTAKESSLKYEGGSTETLEYIATQATLTRERCYELVAKYMV; the protein is encoded by the coding sequence ATGCAAAAAAAGATGAGAGTTTTTACGACAATATTGATTGGAGTTTCTACAGTATTATGTGCTTGTAACAGTTCTGATGATGTATCTACTAACATGAATACTCAGGTTGCAAATAGTAATTTGGAGCAAGATGAAACAGAAATAGAAGTAGAAGAGGCTCCGCAAGAGCAGGATAACACGAAAGAGGTTGAACAAGAGCTTTCTTCTCATTCTGACAAAGAATCTCAAGAAGACAAGAAAGGTGACTATCTTAAGAAGTTGAATGAAATGGAAGAAGCCGATCGACAATTAGAATCTGGCGTAACAATGGCAGAGTTGGAAGAACAAGAGGAAGAGAGATATCGAAAGTGGGATGAAGAATTAAATAAAATTTACGGTGTATTGAAAGAACAACTAAAGCCTGAAGAAATGGATAAGGTAAGGGAAGAGCAACGAGAGTGGATCATTTACCGAGATAATACGGCAAAAGAATCATCGTTAAAATACGAAGGTGGTTCAACGGAAACATTAGAGTATATTGCTACACAAGCAACGTTAACAAGAGAAAGGTGCTATGAATTAGTGGCGAAATATATGGTATAA
- a CDS encoding iron ABC transporter permease: protein MNKTVLSFFGVTILLIAVTIFSITTGSIEIKVFEFFQGMMTGTNDKVEVIKDLRLPRVIIALFTGAALAVSGVLLQAVMKNPLADAGVIGISSGAGFVSILIVSIFPTLFFWMPLFAFLGGALACFLVYSLSWKSGLSPLRLILVGIAINATFSGLSETFNFRGSYSVTSISQTTTSTLTMKTWSDVEIIVLYVSIGLVLAFFLASACNVLALQEKTAKNLGLHVTRARLFISAVAVLLAAVATAIAGVIAFVGLLVPHTSRQFVGTDHKRLIPFSALLGALLILSADTLGRTIVAPNEIPASIIMAIIGGPFLIFMLRKKDNIHGS, encoded by the coding sequence ATGAATAAAACTGTGCTTAGTTTTTTTGGGGTTACCATCCTTCTTATTGCTGTAACGATTTTTTCTATCACAACTGGTAGTATTGAGATAAAGGTATTTGAGTTTTTTCAAGGAATGATGACAGGAACGAATGATAAAGTAGAAGTGATAAAAGACTTGCGATTACCGCGGGTAATTATTGCTCTGTTTACAGGGGCTGCTCTAGCTGTTTCTGGTGTTTTATTGCAGGCAGTCATGAAAAATCCGCTCGCTGATGCGGGTGTCATTGGGATTTCATCTGGTGCTGGATTTGTCTCGATCTTAATCGTTAGTATTTTCCCGACACTCTTCTTTTGGATGCCGCTTTTTGCATTTTTAGGTGGAGCGTTAGCCTGCTTTTTAGTGTATTCCCTCTCGTGGAAATCAGGGCTGAGTCCGCTTCGGCTTATTCTTGTTGGAATTGCTATTAATGCAACATTTTCAGGTTTAAGTGAAACATTTAATTTCCGCGGGAGTTATTCGGTTACAAGTATTAGTCAAACAACAACATCGACATTAACAATGAAAACATGGAGTGATGTTGAAATTATCGTTTTATATGTTTCGATTGGACTTGTGTTAGCTTTTTTTCTAGCGTCTGCATGCAATGTGTTAGCGTTACAAGAGAAAACCGCAAAAAACTTAGGATTACATGTAACAAGAGCCCGCCTCTTTATTTCTGCTGTTGCGGTCTTGTTAGCAGCAGTGGCTACGGCTATCGCAGGAGTTATTGCATTTGTAGGTTTGTTAGTTCCTCATACATCACGGCAGTTTGTTGGTACCGACCATAAACGGCTTATTCCTTTCTCGGCTTTACTTGGAGCGTTGTTAATTTTATCAGCAGATACGTTAGGGAGGACAATTGTTGCCCCAAATGAAATACCTGCATCTATTATTATGGCAATTATCGGGGGACCATTTTTAATTTTTATGCTTAGAAAGAAGGATAACATCCATGGAAGTTAA
- a CDS encoding thiamine pyrophosphate-dependent enzyme, with product MSIEINKEAIEIPKGTAEQSIVFESGNEMAAYAAHQINYHVMGYYPISPSTEVAQFLDGMKAKGKHDIVLIPADGEHGSAGICYGASTGGGRVFNATSANGFLYMLEQLPVQSGTRFPMVLNLVNRSVSGPLNIHGDHSDLYFALNTGWPILMARDPQMVYDMNIIAIKLAEDPDVRLPVIVSFDGYFTSHQKRRVQVIKNNQDVQDYIGKPPTHFPHALDRENPVTIGPYMNEPDYINNCYQQSEAMYNAETVFERLSAEYTALTGREYPVVDLYRMEDAEICVFMLNSAAEVCKDVADKLRQKGIKAGVISPNMIRPFPQKQIVKALENVKAITVGDRGDSYGAHGGNMALEIRAALQTAGNSTTKVINRIYGLGGKDFFADDAEHFFQLALDAVKQDQVDKPFDYFGHSPGKPEHAPQRVLQPMKKEDLKSGLINVTKDEATGELKVKIPPLRNLTKKPKRIASGHGACPGCGIFSGLELFFKGIEGDIVALFHTGCAMVVTTGYPYSAHKATYIHNLFQNGSATLSGLVEMFHERKRRGEFVELGLSDDFTFVMVTGDGGMDIGMGPAIGTALRNHKMIILEYDNEGYMNTGSQLSYSTPMGHMTSTSSVGNFQQGKPFHHKDTAQIMAATHIPYVFTGTEAFDRDLLKKAAKAQWYAQNEGLVYGKILITCPLNWKSKDELGQTIVEAAVNTCFFPLYEVEHGITTITYDPEAKKKRVDMKEWLRLMGKTKHMLTEENEELLEVFNKEVDRRWNMLKAKHESPYL from the coding sequence ATGTCCATTGAAATAAATAAAGAAGCAATCGAAATTCCAAAAGGTACGGCAGAACAAAGCATTGTCTTTGAATCCGGAAATGAAATGGCTGCATATGCTGCCCATCAAATCAACTATCATGTCATGGGTTATTATCCGATCTCCCCTTCTACTGAAGTTGCCCAATTTTTAGATGGAATGAAAGCAAAAGGAAAACACGATATTGTCCTGATTCCCGCTGATGGTGAACATGGTTCTGCAGGAATTTGTTACGGTGCATCCACTGGTGGAGGCCGAGTGTTTAATGCAACAAGTGCGAATGGCTTTCTATATATGCTTGAACAATTGCCAGTTCAATCCGGTACACGCTTTCCAATGGTATTAAACTTAGTAAACCGTTCTGTTTCAGGTCCATTAAACATTCATGGTGACCATTCTGATTTATATTTTGCCTTAAATACAGGCTGGCCAATATTAATGGCTCGTGACCCACAAATGGTTTATGATATGAATATTATCGCGATCAAGCTTGCAGAAGATCCTGATGTACGACTTCCTGTTATCGTTTCTTTCGACGGTTATTTTACATCACACCAAAAAAGACGAGTTCAAGTTATTAAAAACAATCAAGATGTTCAAGATTATATCGGGAAACCACCTACCCATTTTCCTCACGCATTAGATCGGGAAAATCCAGTGACAATTGGTCCATATATGAATGAACCTGATTATATTAACAACTGTTATCAGCAATCTGAAGCAATGTATAATGCAGAAACAGTCTTTGAACGGCTTTCCGCTGAATACACTGCTTTAACAGGCCGTGAATATCCCGTTGTCGATTTATATCGGATGGAAGATGCGGAAATTTGTGTGTTTATGTTAAATTCCGCTGCTGAAGTTTGTAAAGATGTCGCTGACAAACTCCGACAAAAAGGAATAAAAGCTGGTGTCATTTCACCGAATATGATTCGCCCATTTCCACAAAAGCAAATTGTGAAAGCACTTGAAAATGTAAAAGCAATTACTGTGGGGGACAGAGGTGACTCTTATGGTGCACACGGTGGAAATATGGCACTTGAAATAAGAGCTGCATTACAAACAGCTGGAAACTCAACAACAAAAGTGATTAATCGCATCTACGGGTTAGGAGGAAAAGACTTTTTTGCAGATGATGCAGAACATTTTTTCCAACTCGCATTAGATGCGGTTAAACAAGACCAAGTCGATAAGCCATTTGATTATTTCGGTCATTCACCTGGTAAACCAGAACATGCACCACAACGAGTTTTACAACCTATGAAAAAAGAAGACTTAAAGTCAGGTTTAATTAATGTGACAAAAGATGAAGCAACTGGTGAATTAAAAGTTAAAATTCCTCCATTGCGAAATTTAACCAAAAAGCCAAAGCGAATTGCGTCTGGTCACGGAGCCTGTCCTGGCTGTGGGATTTTCTCTGGATTAGAATTGTTCTTTAAAGGAATCGAGGGCGATATTGTTGCTTTATTCCATACAGGCTGTGCAATGGTTGTTACAACTGGCTATCCTTACAGCGCCCATAAAGCAACATACATTCATAATTTATTTCAAAATGGTTCTGCCACATTATCTGGTCTTGTTGAAATGTTCCATGAACGGAAACGCCGGGGTGAATTTGTAGAGCTTGGGTTAAGCGATGATTTCACGTTCGTCATGGTCACAGGTGATGGTGGGATGGATATTGGGATGGGACCTGCGATTGGAACTGCCCTCCGTAACCATAAAATGATTATTCTTGAATATGATAATGAAGGTTATATGAATACAGGAAGCCAACTTTCCTACTCTACACCTATGGGACATATGACGAGTACATCAAGTGTCGGTAACTTTCAGCAGGGAAAACCGTTCCACCATAAAGATACTGCGCAAATCATGGCGGCAACCCATATTCCTTATGTTTTTACAGGAACAGAAGCATTTGACCGAGATTTATTAAAGAAAGCAGCCAAAGCCCAATGGTATGCTCAAAATGAAGGATTAGTGTATGGAAAAATTTTAATTACTTGTCCGTTAAACTGGAAATCAAAAGATGAACTCGGACAAACGATTGTTGAAGCTGCCGTGAACACTTGTTTCTTTCCTCTTTATGAAGTTGAACACGGAATCACAACAATTACGTATGACCCAGAGGCAAAAAAGAAACGTGTGGACATGAAAGAATGGTTACGTTTAATGGGGAAAACAAAACATATGCTAACAGAGGAAAATGAAGAGTTATTAGAAGTCTTCAATAAAGAAGTAGACCGCCGTTGGAACATGTTAAAAGCGAAACATGAAAGCCCCTATTTGTAA
- the srtB gene encoding class B sortase, with protein MDEKKKKSSALNRIGTILFLSIFVFSSYKLGMTFWDYYNNRQVMAEAQDVYYEADMVEEDADGIRSQFASLLEINKDIVGWITVDGTVIDYPIVQAVDNEYYLNRSYKHEETRAGSIFMDYRNNVENNNRHFILYGHRMRDGSMFTQLNQYTDEEFFHSHPIFYFDTLYEGYDVEVFSAYITTTDFYYIETDFPSDSEYQSFIERIKEKSLYESDVTIEATDQIITLSTCDYTLDRDTGRLVVHGKLKERSSIQ; from the coding sequence ATGGATGAGAAAAAGAAGAAATCGAGTGCGTTGAACCGAATTGGTACAATATTATTTTTATCGATTTTTGTATTTTCTTCGTATAAGCTTGGCATGACATTTTGGGATTATTATAATAACAGACAAGTCATGGCGGAAGCTCAAGATGTTTATTATGAAGCAGACATGGTCGAAGAAGATGCAGATGGCATCCGTTCACAGTTTGCTTCCCTTCTTGAAATAAATAAAGACATTGTGGGCTGGATTACGGTAGATGGTACAGTCATTGACTATCCGATTGTTCAAGCGGTTGACAATGAGTATTATTTAAATCGGAGCTATAAACACGAGGAAACGAGAGCGGGAAGTATTTTTATGGATTATCGAAATAACGTAGAAAACAATAACCGTCATTTTATATTATACGGGCACCGCATGCGAGATGGTTCGATGTTTACTCAACTTAATCAGTATACAGATGAAGAATTTTTTCATTCTCATCCCATTTTTTATTTTGATACATTATATGAAGGGTATGATGTCGAAGTATTTTCAGCTTATATAACGACAACCGATTTTTACTATATTGAAACAGACTTTCCAAGTGATTCCGAATATCAGTCTTTTATTGAAAGAATAAAAGAAAAGTCACTGTATGAAAGTGATGTTACAATCGAAGCAACTGACCAAATTATTACTTTATCTACTTGTGATTATACATTAGACCGTGATACAGGTAGATTAGTCGTACATGGAAAATTAAAAGAAAGAAGTTCAATTCAATAA
- a CDS encoding ABC transporter ATP-binding protein, whose amino-acid sequence MSAIYTKEVATHVGAFSLRDISVSFEEGKITGIIGPNGSGKSTLLKVLTRLLSADKGEVWLNEKNLHEFKAREFATALAMLPQSKGVLPNLTVKELITYGRSPHQQFFTYRLSTDDKIAIEWAMEVTGTSKHANRMFHTLSGGEQQKARIAMALAQQTNLLLLDEPTTYLDISHQLDVMETLETINENYHMTIIMVLHDLQQAAKYCHHLITMKRGSVVATGHPQEIITAQFLQDVYGIEAKVQFEDGYPIVIPIKTLKKGRNS is encoded by the coding sequence ATGTCTGCCATATATACAAAAGAAGTTGCTACCCATGTTGGAGCGTTTTCTCTCCGTGACATTTCAGTTTCATTTGAAGAAGGAAAAATCACAGGTATTATTGGGCCAAATGGTTCAGGAAAATCAACATTACTTAAAGTGCTTACCCGTTTGCTTTCTGCTGATAAAGGGGAAGTTTGGCTCAATGAAAAGAATTTACATGAGTTCAAAGCAAGAGAGTTTGCGACTGCATTAGCGATGCTTCCACAATCGAAAGGGGTTCTTCCAAACCTAACCGTAAAAGAACTCATTACATACGGTCGGTCTCCACATCAACAGTTTTTTACTTATCGTCTTTCAACAGACGATAAAATCGCCATTGAGTGGGCAATGGAAGTAACCGGAACTTCAAAACATGCAAACCGCATGTTTCATACTTTATCAGGAGGTGAACAACAAAAAGCCAGAATTGCAATGGCTCTTGCTCAACAAACAAATTTATTGCTATTGGATGAACCAACAACATACTTAGACATTTCTCATCAGCTTGATGTGATGGAAACGCTTGAAACGATTAATGAAAACTATCATATGACGATTATTATGGTCCTTCATGACTTACAACAAGCCGCAAAATATTGTCATCATCTCATTACAATGAAAAGAGGATCAGTTGTGGCAACAGGTCATCCGCAAGAAATTATTACCGCTCAATTTTTACAAGATGTCTATGGCATCGAAGCGAAAGTTCAATTTGAAGATGGTTATCCAATTGTAATACCTATAAAAACATTAAAAAAAGGGAGGAATTCATAA
- the isdG gene encoding heme oxygenase yields the protein MVIVTNTVKIQPGFAEKLIERFNKVGKVEGMEGFLGLEVLLTENTKDYDEVTISTRWENKEAFHGWTRSDAFKEAHAHRGGQPEFIIENKTTFYDVMVVRQPLKAAQ from the coding sequence ATGGTAATTGTAACAAACACTGTAAAAATTCAACCGGGATTTGCTGAAAAATTAATTGAACGTTTCAATAAGGTTGGAAAAGTAGAAGGAATGGAAGGCTTTTTAGGTCTAGAAGTATTATTAACAGAAAACACAAAAGATTATGATGAGGTCACTATTAGTACGCGTTGGGAAAATAAGGAGGCATTTCACGGTTGGACTCGAAGCGATGCTTTTAAAGAAGCTCATGCTCACCGTGGTGGTCAACCTGAATTCATCATTGAAAACAAAACGACATTTTATGATGTCATGGTTGTACGTCAACCGTTAAAAGCTGCACAATAA
- the isdE gene encoding heme ABC transporter substrate-binding protein IsdE has product MKKYFLIVIAFFVILTGCSNEEETIVEAKEQQQTTEDFRIVATTVAVAEIMDALELDLVGIPTSYKEMPKRYEGLTEVGNPMSPDMERVKSLQPTDVLSVTTLQYDLEPVFSGVGMDATFLNLESVDDMQQSILLLGEKYDRLEQAEAINAEFDNKVEQIQQEIEGKEKPSVLILLGVPGSYLVATEHSYIGDLVKLCGGENIVTGEEVEYLASNTEYLQQANPDIILRAAHGMPEEVVEMFDEEFKKNDIWKHFDAVKHNRVYDLDELYFPTTGNLAAVEALEQLYTMLYPEQ; this is encoded by the coding sequence ATGAAAAAGTATTTTCTAATTGTTATTGCCTTTTTTGTCATTCTCACAGGCTGTTCTAATGAAGAGGAGACCATAGTTGAGGCAAAAGAACAGCAACAGACAACAGAAGACTTTCGTATTGTTGCGACAACGGTTGCTGTTGCTGAAATTATGGATGCTTTAGAGCTTGATTTAGTTGGGATTCCCACAAGTTATAAAGAAATGCCAAAAAGATATGAAGGCCTAACAGAAGTGGGAAATCCAATGAGTCCAGATATGGAACGTGTGAAATCATTACAACCTACCGATGTTTTATCTGTGACGACATTACAGTATGATTTAGAACCGGTTTTTTCAGGTGTAGGGATGGATGCAACCTTTTTGAACCTTGAAAGTGTTGATGATATGCAACAATCAATTTTATTATTAGGTGAGAAATATGACCGGTTAGAGCAAGCGGAAGCCATCAATGCAGAGTTTGATAATAAAGTGGAACAAATTCAACAAGAGATTGAAGGTAAAGAAAAGCCGTCTGTTCTTATTTTGCTAGGGGTGCCTGGTAGTTATTTAGTTGCAACTGAACATTCCTATATTGGAGACTTAGTGAAATTATGTGGTGGTGAAAATATTGTAACAGGTGAAGAGGTTGAATACTTAGCTTCAAATACCGAATATTTACAACAGGCCAATCCGGATATTATTTTACGAGCGGCCCATGGAATGCCCGAAGAAGTTGTAGAAATGTTTGATGAGGAATTTAAAAAAAATGATATTTGGAAACATTTTGACGCTGTGAAACATAATCGGGTGTATGACCTAGATGAGCTTTATTTTCCTACGACAGGTAATTTAGCTGCTGTTGAAGCATTAGAACAATTGTATACGATGTTATATCCAGAACAATGA
- a CDS encoding ABC transporter substrate-binding protein — MKKYLLLIITVLLTACSGTAANVSDKPDKHDSHHGSDQITITDFADRTLSFPSPPERIIALSNGDMDIIYALESELVGRPTTRGVLSVPEAESVEQIGSTHEFDLEKVTYLRPDVVLGNYPMNQKDIETIASIDSQLVLTNANSIDDITKQITLYGDLLQKQEKAEQLKETIEHKVTSIQNKPLPEEVRVLLVYGAPGTYMVALPNSLSGNMLDTIGVKNIAADFPQLEHYPQYAQLNTERIIEANPQVVLLMVHGNPESVKEGFIKEMEQNAAWNNIDAVINNQIEILPTHLFGTNPGTQITEALDHLYEILLEVESP; from the coding sequence ATGAAAAAGTATCTACTTCTTATCATAACTGTCTTATTAACTGCTTGTAGCGGAACAGCTGCTAATGTTTCAGATAAACCGGATAAACATGATTCACATCATGGTTCTGACCAAATAACTATTACTGATTTTGCTGATAGAACCCTATCCTTTCCCTCTCCACCGGAACGGATTATTGCCTTAAGTAATGGGGATATGGATATCATTTATGCATTAGAATCTGAGCTTGTTGGTCGACCAACTACACGTGGAGTTTTATCTGTTCCTGAAGCAGAATCTGTCGAACAAATCGGCTCTACTCATGAATTCGACTTAGAAAAAGTGACATATTTACGTCCGGATGTTGTACTAGGCAATTACCCAATGAATCAAAAAGATATAGAAACGATTGCTAGTATTGACTCACAACTTGTTCTAACCAATGCTAATTCTATTGATGATATTACAAAACAAATTACTTTATACGGGGACCTGCTACAAAAACAAGAAAAAGCAGAACAATTAAAGGAAACCATTGAACATAAGGTAACATCTATCCAAAACAAACCACTTCCCGAAGAAGTTCGGGTGTTATTAGTCTACGGAGCGCCAGGAACGTATATGGTTGCCCTACCTAATTCCTTAAGTGGCAACATGCTAGATACTATCGGTGTTAAAAATATCGCAGCTGATTTTCCACAGCTAGAACACTACCCTCAATATGCCCAATTAAATACCGAACGAATCATCGAAGCTAATCCGCAAGTTGTGTTGCTTATGGTTCACGGAAACCCTGAATCCGTTAAAGAAGGTTTTATTAAAGAAATGGAGCAAAATGCAGCTTGGAATAATATTGATGCTGTTATTAACAACCAAATTGAAATTTTACCAACACATTTATTCGGAACAAATCCTGGAACTCAAATAACTGAAGCTCTTGACCATCTTTATGAAATCCTACTAGAAGTGGAGTCACCTTAA
- a CDS encoding glycerophosphodiester phosphodiesterase: MKKWMKRTAVALLSIGLLTQFAAPGVMANPSKPAPDAKILNVAHRGASGHAPEHTIVAYEKGIEMKADYIEIDLQMTKDGVLIAMHDTTVNRTTNGTGRVADKTVAEIKQLDAGTWFNERNPGKAKEEYVGLEVPTLEEIFQHFGKSTKYYIETKSPTLYPGMEDELLRLMDEYKLTGVNGRSSHVIIQSFHPESLLIIHEKNPNIPLVQLLSFPTTGIGADRELEQIKKYAIGVGPNFSRINESYIQKVRSHGLSIHPYTLNSEEQMRRALEWGVTGVFTDYPDVFRQVIKEYKSKK; this comes from the coding sequence ATGAAAAAATGGATGAAAAGAACGGCTGTTGCCCTTTTAAGTATTGGTTTACTGACTCAATTTGCAGCCCCAGGTGTTATGGCAAACCCGAGTAAGCCAGCTCCAGATGCAAAAATTTTAAATGTCGCTCATCGTGGAGCATCTGGGCATGCACCAGAGCATACGATTGTCGCTTATGAAAAAGGAATTGAAATGAAAGCAGATTATATTGAAATTGACTTGCAAATGACAAAAGACGGCGTTCTTATTGCTATGCACGATACAACAGTTAATCGAACAACAAATGGGACAGGCCGTGTAGCAGATAAAACAGTAGCAGAAATTAAACAGTTGGACGCTGGAACGTGGTTTAACGAAAGGAATCCAGGAAAAGCAAAGGAAGAATATGTTGGACTTGAAGTACCGACTTTAGAGGAAATTTTTCAACACTTCGGAAAAAGCACGAAATATTACATTGAAACAAAGTCACCAACGCTATACCCTGGAATGGAAGATGAATTATTACGACTTATGGATGAATATAAACTAACAGGTGTGAATGGCCGCTCAAGCCATGTCATCATTCAATCGTTTCACCCAGAAAGCTTACTCATCATTCATGAAAAGAACCCAAATATTCCGTTAGTACAATTGCTAAGCTTTCCGACTACTGGAATTGGAGCAGATAGAGAATTAGAACAAATTAAAAAATATGCAATCGGAGTCGGACCAAACTTTTCAAGAATAAATGAAAGTTATATTCAAAAAGTAAGAAGTCATGGTTTATCGATTCACCCGTACACATTAAACTCCGAAGAGCAAATGAGAAGAGCGCTTGAGTGGGGAGTAACAGGGGTATTTACTGATTATCCAGATGTATTCCGTCAAGTGATTAAAGAATATAAAAGCAAAAAATAA
- a CDS encoding iron ABC transporter permease: protein MNIETRNKRRRWVVIITPVLLLLVCFYGLTYGSISISLRDIWFVFFGESDQIYQTIIMDLRLPRVLIGLLVGACLAASGALLQGVMNNPLADPGIIGVSAGGGLAAIITMILFPQFSLLLPITAFLGAFLTAAVIYGLAWDNGASPLKIILAGVAMNSLIGAVTSGVMVIYSDRVQAVLPWLAGGLNGRSWYHLEFMAPYAIIGLGLSLFTIKSVNLLLLGDDSAKLLGQRVELHRFFIIILAAFLAGTAVSVAGLIGFVGLVIPHVIRLLIGEDYRFLLPLSILAGATIVVFADTIARSWFDPTELPVGILLACLGAPFFLYLLRKRRVM, encoded by the coding sequence ATGAATATTGAAACAAGAAACAAACGAAGAAGGTGGGTTGTTATTATAACCCCTGTGCTTCTCCTTCTCGTCTGCTTTTATGGATTAACATATGGCTCTATTTCGATTTCATTACGGGACATTTGGTTCGTATTTTTTGGTGAAAGCGACCAAATCTATCAAACTATCATCATGGACTTACGGCTTCCACGAGTATTAATCGGGTTATTAGTAGGAGCGTGTTTAGCGGCTTCCGGCGCTTTATTACAAGGCGTCATGAATAACCCGTTAGCCGACCCAGGCATTATAGGCGTTTCAGCTGGCGGGGGATTAGCCGCGATTATTACGATGATTTTATTCCCACAATTCAGTTTACTGTTACCTATTACTGCTTTTTTAGGTGCTTTCCTAACCGCCGCCGTTATTTACGGCCTCGCTTGGGATAATGGGGCGTCTCCGTTAAAAATCATTCTTGCTGGAGTCGCAATGAATTCACTTATAGGAGCTGTCACAAGTGGTGTTATGGTCATTTATAGTGACCGTGTTCAAGCTGTACTGCCTTGGTTAGCTGGGGGATTAAACGGAAGAAGTTGGTATCACCTTGAATTTATGGCTCCATACGCCATCATCGGATTAGGATTAAGCTTGTTTACGATAAAATCGGTCAACCTTTTATTATTAGGAGATGATTCTGCCAAGCTATTAGGTCAACGAGTAGAGTTACACCGGTTTTTCATTATTATTCTCGCTGCTTTTCTTGCTGGTACAGCCGTCAGTGTCGCTGGTTTAATCGGGTTTGTCGGTCTCGTTATACCACATGTTATTCGGCTATTAATCGGAGAAGATTATCGTTTTTTATTACCTTTATCGATATTAGCAGGAGCAACGATTGTTGTATTTGCCGACACGATCGCCCGCTCATGGTTTGATCCAACCGAACTTCCTGTCGGGATATTATTAGCATGTTTAGGCGCACCATTTTTCTTATATTTATTACGAAAACGGAGGGTCATGTAA